Genomic window (Daucus carota subsp. sativus chromosome 5, DH1 v3.0, whole genome shotgun sequence):
CCACCCCTTGAGAAACAGTTTCAGATGGATGAACCATTGCTGGTCCAACTGGATGCTGATTCATAAGGTCCTTTGAATAGAGAGCAGTTTGGCTTACAAGAGCAGCAGCCTGTATGTAGTCATTCTCTGGATTAATCTCCCCACCAGGAAGTGAAACAATAGACCCACGCCTGGACCCAGCAATCCCTTCCTCATGCAGATAGATCCTGTTGAAACCTCCTTCTTTCTTTCCATCTTCACCTTGTCTTTCTGACCATTTCCATGCCAATTGCCAGCCACCCCCAATGCCCATACTCTCTTCTCCTGTATTTCCTTTCAAGAGACTGCTATTGCGCCTAACACCAAGGACACTGCCATTTGAACGTGGAGCACCCATGTCCTTATCCATGCTTGTTGTTTGACGTGAAATCAATGGGCTCTGCAAGTTATCATCGGAGTCTTCTCCACCAGCATCTGTGGTATAATCTTCACCTTCTCTCTGCAGGCTCTCTTCATCCCACTGTTCGTGTTTAGCATGAGGATCAGCCATGCTAAACATGCTGCCAAAATTTGGAAACAGCATGCTTCGCATACTTCCTGTTTCGGGAAGTTTCTCATGGACACTGCCAAAGAGAGTCACAATAGGATCCACAAGGGGCATACCCTGGTTTACAAGGCTTCCATTGCGCGATGCAAGACCAATAGCACTTTGTCCTGTGACAGGTTTGGCAACCCATGAGAGTCCTGCTTCAGGTCCGTACAATTTGATTTGCTCTTTTTCTGCCTCTGGATCTTGATCCTCAGTAAGGTCATTGACTGGGCCTATAATGTATTCTTCAAAGGATGCATCACCACCAACTGCCAGACCTTCAACTAGCAAAGCCATCTCAGCTGTGAACAAAAGAAGCAACAAAAACTTTAGCAATTCTGTCAAAGACGGAGTAAAGGAGCTCAGTGGACAAACATTGGAAATATCTATTTTTAACACATAAATTGAGAAAATGTTTATTAAAATAACAAAGAAAAAATTTCTCTATTTTGCGAATTCATAACTAACATAAATCAGCGAATATTATACTACAAAACGATGCAATCTATAGTGGTCCTCAATTATATCACtatttataaaactatgttAGATGATGAGATACTCCAAATAGTATATGTCTGCCCATTTGCTTAAAAGCATTGATCATACAGTATTAGAGCGTAATGATATGATACATTACATTAATTTGATGCACCCTTCGAAATTAGAGGGTTTAAAAGTTGCAATTGTGAACATAATAGAGTATAATAAACTTAAGATTAACTGTGTTAGCATAAAAATTACAGCCAGTTGGGTGTCAAGACTTGTTGCATGAAAAACTCAGAATATCTTATACATAACTTACAAGGTAGGTCCGGATTATATAGTAAATCCAGATTTTACCGATAAAAAATATCTAATTGTTAAGGAAAAACCATATCAATGCAAATTTACCTGAAACATCTTCTCTGCCCCGCAGTTTCTGCAAGACTCGTTTAGCCTCGGTCATCTTTCCTTTACTCACAAGCCATCGAGGAGATTCAGGTAAATATAGTACAACTAATAAGAAATATACAATAGAGGGGGCAGAAAGAACCCCTAGCATTAATCGCCAACTTGGTGAGTCCATGAGTGACATTCCAAAAACCATACAATACGCAAAAAACATTCCAGCAGAACCCAAAAATTGTGGTAGGGTGTTCAACAATCCCCTTATCTCAGATGGAGCAGTCTCAGAGATATAGAGCGGAACTAAAGTAACAGCCAAACCTACACCGAATCCATCCAAAAGTCTTGCTAAAAGTAGTGTATAAATGTTGGGAGACCATAACATTATCAAACCACTGACGAAATAAAACGTGGACGACAGTATAAGCATCGGACGTCGACCAACCCGATCAGATATGGTCCCAGAGCACGTCGTGATTAATGTAGCACCAATCAGCGACATGGCAACAACAAGCCCTTCTGCAGTAGTTCCCAAGTTAAGTTCTTTCTTCACGTAAACAACCGCTCCTACAATTCCATATCAAATTTCATTAGTAACAGTGACCAATCATTACTTAAATCTCCCTAAATCGTGTCTAAATCAACACAAGCAACAAAGAAACATACACAAAACAAAACCCAAAAACAAAATT
Coding sequences:
- the LOC108223635 gene encoding monosaccharide-sensing protein 2, translating into MNGAALVAIVATIGNMLQGWDNATIAGAVVYVKKELNLGTTAEGLVVAMSLIGATLITTCSGTISDRVGRRPMLILSSTFYFVSGLIMLWSPNIYTLLLARLLDGFGVGLAVTLVPLYISETAPSEIRGLLNTLPQFLGSAGMFFAYCMVFGMSLMDSPSWRLMLGVLSAPSIVYFLLVVLYLPESPRWLVSKGKMTEAKRVLQKLRGREDVSAEMALLVEGLAVGGDASFEEYIIGPVNDLTEDQDPEAEKEQIKLYGPEAGLSWVAKPVTGQSAIGLASRNGSLVNQGMPLVDPIVTLFGSVHEKLPETGSMRSMLFPNFGSMFSMADPHAKHEQWDEESLQREGEDYTTDAGGEDSDDNLQSPLISRQTTSMDKDMGAPRSNGSVLGVRRNSSLLKGNTGEESMGIGGGWQLAWKWSERQGEDGKKEGGFNRIYLHEEGIAGSRRGSIVSLPGGEINPENDYIQAAALVSQTALYSKDLMNQHPVGPAMVHPSETVSQGVGWSALLEPGVRRALIVGVGIQILQQFSGINGVMYYTPQILEQAGVEVLLSSLGIGSESASFLISAFTTLLMLPCIAVAMRFVDVAGRRTLLLTTIPVLIVSLVVLVIGNVVNMGTVLHAIISTICVIIYFCCFVMGYGPIPNILCSEIFPTRVRGLCIAICALVYWICDIIVTYTLPVMLTSIGLAGVFGIYAIVCVISWIFVYVKVPETKGMPLEVITEFFAIGARQVDAAKTE